The Mycolicibacterium monacense genome contains the following window.
GGGCGCTCGGACTCGGGCTGATCCTCGGCGGCGCGATGGGCAACCTGATCGACCGCTTCTTCCGGTCGCCCGGACCGCTGCGCGGCCACGTCGTCGACTTCCTGTCCATCGGATGGTGGCCGGTGTTCAACGTGGCCGATCCGTCGGTGGTCGGTGGGGCGATCCTGCTGGTGGTGTTGTCGCTGTTCGGGTTCGACTTTGACACCGTCGGACGGCGCCAGCCGGGCGACGAATCCGACCCGGTCGGACGGCGCCAGCCGGGCGACGAATCCGACCCGGTCGGACGGCGCCAGCCGGGCGACGAATCCGACCCGGTCGGACGGCGCCAGCCGGGCGACGAATCCGACCCCGTCGGACGGCGCGGCGCCGAACCGGTGGCCCGGCCCGAGGCTGACCCGTCATAGTGTCCACACGGTCGATGCCCGTGCCGGAGGGGCTGGGCGGAATGCGGGTGGACGCCGGGCTGTCGCGGCTGCTGGGGCTGTCACGCACCGCGGCGGCGGCGATCGCCGAAGACGGTGGGGTCGACATCGACGGCGCGCCCGCGGGTAAGTCGGACCGCCTCACGGCGGGCGCCTGGCTCGAGGTGCGGTTGCCGGAGGCGCCGCCGCCGGTGGAGAACACCCCGGTCGAGATCGAGGGTATGGCGGTGCTGTACTCCGACGACGACATCGTGGCCGTCGACAAACCCCCAGGGGTGGCCGCCCACGCGACGGTCGGATGGCACGGCCCCACCGTGCTCGGTGGTCTGGCGGCCGCCGGCTTCCGGATCAGCACGTCGGGCATCCACGAGCGGCAGGGCATCGTGCACCGCCTCGACGTCGGCACCTCGGGGGTCATGGTCGTCGCCCTGTCCGAACGCGCCTACACGGTGCTCAAGCGGGCGTTCAAGCAGCGCACCGTCGAGAAGCGGTATCACGCGCTGGTACAGGGCCATCCGGACCCGAGCAGCGGCACGATCGACGCGCCGATCGGGCGGCACCGGGGCCACGACTGGAAGTTCGCCGTCACCGAGGGCGGCAGGCACAGCGTCACCCACTACGACACGCTGGAGGCGTTTCAGGCGGCCAGCCTGCTCGACATCGAACTGGAAACCGGCCGCACCCACCAGATCCGGGTGCACTTCGCCGCGCTGCACCACCCGTGCTGCGGCGATCTGACCTACGGCGCCGATCCCACGCTGGCCCGCCGTCTCGGGCTCGAACGTCAATGGCTGCACGCCCGTTCGCTGGCGTTCGCCCATCCGGCCGACGGTCGCCGGATCGAGATCACCAGCCCCTATCCGGCCGATCTGCAGCACGCCCTCGACGTCCTGCGCCGTCACGCGCGGTGACCGAGACGCGCCGCAACGGCCTGCTCTTCGGCATCGGCGCCTACGTCTGGTGGGGGCTGTGCCCGGGGTTCTTCCTGCTGTTGCTGCCCGCCGGGTCTCTCGAGATCCTCGCGCACCGCATCGTGTGGAGTGTGGTGTTCCTGCTGCTGGTGCTCGCGGTGGCCCGTCGCCTCGGCGATCTGCTCCGATTGTCCTGGCGCACCTGGCTGCAACTGCTCGCGGCGTCGGCGCTGGTGTCGGCGAACTGGGGGGTCTACATCTACGCGGCCACCCACTCACACGTGGTGGAC
Protein-coding sequences here:
- the lspA gene encoding signal peptidase II; amino-acid sequence: MVTDETPGKASGKVEPTTGAAEPPDVPVDPAPRPRRRLGLLLSVAAVILVLDVVTKVLAVRLLTPGQPVSIIGDTVTWTLVRNSGAAFSMATGYTWVLTLVATGVVIGIIWMGRRLVSPWWALGLGLILGGAMGNLIDRFFRSPGPLRGHVVDFLSIGWWPVFNVADPSVVGGAILLVVLSLFGFDFDTVGRRQPGDESDPVGRRQPGDESDPVGRRQPGDESDPVGRRQPGDESDPVGRRGAEPVARPEADPS
- a CDS encoding RluA family pseudouridine synthase, producing the protein MPVPEGLGGMRVDAGLSRLLGLSRTAAAAIAEDGGVDIDGAPAGKSDRLTAGAWLEVRLPEAPPPVENTPVEIEGMAVLYSDDDIVAVDKPPGVAAHATVGWHGPTVLGGLAAAGFRISTSGIHERQGIVHRLDVGTSGVMVVALSERAYTVLKRAFKQRTVEKRYHALVQGHPDPSSGTIDAPIGRHRGHDWKFAVTEGGRHSVTHYDTLEAFQAASLLDIELETGRTHQIRVHFAALHHPCCGDLTYGADPTLARRLGLERQWLHARSLAFAHPADGRRIEITSPYPADLQHALDVLRRHAR